A part of Paenibacillus sp. sptzw28 genomic DNA contains:
- a CDS encoding GTP cyclohydrolase II: MIQQDILSILEDKIQTVTHLGRTNILAGPIKLPVSLGGETVIFQWYCWMPVADAAAIVHKEKPDTASLVEQLSSLDLAEKQQSSVLVYGDFANSDEALIRMHSICHTGDIFGSKRCDCGFQLEQSMKMIAAKGSGALFYLANHEGRGIGLFSKAMAYLLQEKGYDTVEANLELGFSDDVRNYDDAIGILKSLRRRPVTVITNNPKKLEALKASGMNIAGRIPLWGDVSPFNEKYLRTKIIRSGHLGQSKDRPNESA; the protein is encoded by the coding sequence ATGATTCAACAGGACATATTGTCGATTTTAGAGGATAAAATTCAAACCGTCACTCATCTTGGCCGTACTAATATTCTGGCAGGACCCATTAAGCTTCCAGTCAGTTTGGGCGGTGAAACGGTCATCTTTCAATGGTATTGCTGGATGCCGGTTGCAGATGCGGCCGCTATCGTCCACAAAGAAAAGCCGGATACAGCTTCCCTGGTCGAGCAGCTTTCCTCCCTGGATTTGGCGGAAAAGCAGCAATCAAGCGTCCTTGTATACGGTGACTTTGCCAATTCCGATGAAGCGCTCATTCGGATGCACAGCATTTGTCATACAGGGGACATATTCGGAAGTAAACGCTGCGACTGCGGATTCCAGCTTGAGCAATCAATGAAAATGATCGCTGCAAAGGGATCGGGCGCGTTATTCTATTTGGCGAACCATGAGGGAAGAGGGATCGGGTTGTTCAGCAAAGCAATGGCCTATCTTCTTCAGGAAAAAGGATATGATACCGTAGAGGCGAATTTGGAGCTCGGATTTTCGGATGACGTCCGCAATTACGATGATGCGATCGGTATTCTGAAGAGCCTGCGCCGGCGTCCCGTGACTGTGATCACGAATAACCCCAAGAAGCTCGAGGCCTTGAAAGCTTCAGGGATGAATATCGCCGGCCGGATTCCGCTGTGGGGAGATGTGTCACCCTTTAACGAGAAATACCTTCGCACTAAAATTATCCGTTCCGGCCATTTGGGGCAAAGCAAGGACCGGCCTAATGAGTCTGCATAA
- a CDS encoding helix-turn-helix domain-containing protein encodes MEQAALCPRFEKGMELLSKRWVGLVVFQLLSGPQRFCAMESALSGISGRILSERLKELEQAGIVNREVYPETPVRIEYSLTEKGRALQPIFNEIGNWSDKWVEL; translated from the coding sequence TTGGAACAGGCTGCATTGTGCCCGCGATTCGAGAAAGGCATGGAATTGCTGAGTAAACGTTGGGTAGGCTTGGTTGTGTTTCAGCTTCTTTCCGGTCCACAGCGGTTCTGCGCCATGGAATCGGCGCTTTCGGGTATTAGCGGAAGAATATTATCCGAACGGCTGAAAGAACTGGAGCAGGCTGGCATTGTGAACCGTGAGGTTTATCCTGAGACTCCCGTACGGATTGAATATTCGCTGACAGAGAAGGGGCGCGCTTTGCAGCCCATCTTTAATGAAATCGGGAATTGGTCCGATAAATGGGTTGAGCTGTAA
- a CDS encoding SMP-30/gluconolactonase/LRE family protein → MGAKAELGEGPSWDARRKLLYWVDITRFKLHVYNPLTKQDMTFNVGQYIGAVVPRRSGGVVMALQHGFYAFDFETWQMTLLGAVELDKPNNRFNDGKCDAAGRFWAGTMAHDYAPGAGSLYYLDTDCTIKKVIANVTISNGITWSPDNSVMYYIDSPTLKVMSYDFNLATAELSNPRVAAEVGQGEAFPDGMTSDEEGMLWVAVWNGYAVKRLDPGTGRLLETVNVPAKRTTSCVFGGDRLTELYITSARIGLEEDVLANEPNAGGVFVLKTGVRGMPTYAFGG, encoded by the coding sequence ATGGGAGCCAAGGCTGAACTTGGAGAAGGGCCCAGCTGGGATGCACGCCGGAAGCTGCTGTACTGGGTCGATATTACGAGGTTTAAATTGCATGTTTACAATCCGTTGACGAAGCAAGATATGACCTTTAACGTAGGGCAGTACATCGGTGCAGTCGTACCCAGACGCTCAGGAGGGGTGGTAATGGCACTGCAGCACGGGTTTTATGCTTTTGATTTCGAAACGTGGCAAATGACTCTGCTGGGCGCTGTGGAATTGGATAAGCCGAACAACAGGTTCAATGATGGAAAGTGCGATGCGGCCGGACGATTCTGGGCAGGGACGATGGCACACGATTATGCGCCGGGGGCAGGCTCGCTTTATTATCTGGATACCGACTGTACGATAAAGAAAGTAATTGCCAATGTTACCATTTCCAATGGTATCACCTGGAGTCCCGACAATTCGGTTATGTATTATATTGATTCGCCTACATTAAAAGTAATGTCTTATGATTTCAATCTGGCGACCGCAGAGCTAAGCAATCCACGAGTCGCAGCGGAGGTCGGCCAGGGCGAAGCATTCCCGGACGGTATGACGTCGGATGAAGAGGGAATGCTTTGGGTGGCTGTCTGGAACGGTTATGCCGTCAAGCGCTTGGATCCGGGAACGGGCCGGCTTCTTGAAACGGTGAATGTTCCGGCAAAGCGCACGACTTCATGCGTTTTTGGCGGAGACCGGTTGACTGAGCTTTACATTACTTCTGCGCGTATCGGATTGGAAGAAGATGTGCTGGCTAATGAACCGAACGCCGGAGGAGTGTTTGTTTTAAAAACCGGCGTAAGGGGAATGCCTACTTATGCTTTTGGCGGGTAA
- a CDS encoding RNA methyltransferase produces MSKPITSITSLQNEAVKAMAALQEKKHRDRSGKFIIEGVHLVQEALLAGAAVEKVVYDAERGIPGELRRQLHEADLKLIEASTAVMAKCSGTDTPPPVFGVVAKPVCDLSDLYRQDTLAVVLDGVRDPGNIGTIIRSADAAGATAVVLGRGCADLYNPKTVRSTMGSLFHLPIIEGDLAELLPEAKSKGMTIAGTSLKATETCFSYDWRGPTWLLLGNESEGLSASSFEMVDANVIIPIHGRSESLNVAMAATVLLYEALRQRKYANNS; encoded by the coding sequence GTGAGTAAACCGATAACGAGCATTACTTCATTACAAAATGAGGCGGTTAAAGCGATGGCGGCGCTGCAAGAGAAAAAGCACCGCGATCGCAGCGGCAAGTTTATTATAGAAGGCGTCCATCTTGTACAGGAAGCGCTGCTTGCCGGTGCAGCCGTAGAGAAGGTTGTTTATGACGCGGAGCGGGGTATTCCGGGTGAACTGCGACGGCAGCTGCATGAAGCGGACTTGAAGCTGATCGAGGCGTCAACTGCGGTAATGGCCAAGTGCAGCGGCACCGATACGCCGCCGCCTGTATTTGGAGTTGTGGCTAAGCCCGTCTGCGATTTGAGCGATTTGTACAGGCAGGATACGCTCGCCGTCGTACTGGACGGAGTGCGCGACCCGGGCAATATCGGTACCATCATACGCAGCGCCGACGCGGCAGGTGCGACGGCGGTTGTTCTCGGCCGCGGATGCGCCGACTTGTACAATCCGAAAACGGTCCGTTCGACGATGGGATCGCTGTTTCATTTGCCGATTATTGAAGGAGATTTGGCCGAACTGCTTCCGGAAGCAAAGAGCAAAGGGATGACAATTGCCGGAACGAGTCTGAAGGCAACAGAAACTTGTTTCAGCTATGATTGGCGGGGTCCGACGTGGCTGCTGCTTGGCAACGAGTCAGAGGGATTATCCGCTTCGTCTTTTGAGATGGTTGACGCGAACGTGATTATTCCGATACATGGGAGGTCGGAATCGCTCAATGTGGCGATGGCGGCTACAGTTCTTCTTTATGAGGCTTTGCGGCAGCGCAAATACGCCAATAATTCCTGA
- a CDS encoding TrkA family potassium uptake protein yields MAKKQFAVIGMGRFGSSIANALSNLGFEVLAIDTNEQKIQEISASVTHAVSADTTDEDTLRALGIRNFDVVVVAIGADIQSSILTTLILKDLGVPRLIVKAQNELHGKVLSKIGADKVIFPERDMGLRVAHHLISPNILDFIELSDDYSIIEMRAPLQTIGKNLKQLDIRAKYKCNVLAIKTDNHMNISPYAEDIIKDNDILVIVGKNEDLKNFEIVYAEG; encoded by the coding sequence TTGGCTAAGAAGCAATTTGCAGTGATCGGTATGGGACGATTCGGATCGAGTATAGCGAATGCACTATCGAATCTCGGTTTTGAAGTGCTGGCTATCGATACAAACGAGCAAAAAATTCAAGAGATTTCCGCTTCCGTAACCCACGCCGTTTCGGCGGATACGACGGATGAGGATACCTTGCGCGCACTTGGCATAAGAAATTTTGATGTAGTTGTCGTAGCGATCGGGGCCGATATCCAGTCGAGTATTTTGACGACATTGATTTTGAAGGATCTAGGTGTCCCGAGACTCATCGTTAAAGCGCAAAACGAACTCCACGGTAAGGTGCTCAGCAAAATCGGCGCCGACAAAGTTATATTTCCGGAGAGGGACATGGGGCTGCGGGTTGCTCATCATCTAATTTCGCCCAATATTCTGGATTTCATTGAACTCTCGGATGATTATAGTATCATCGAGATGAGAGCGCCCCTCCAAACCATCGGAAAAAATTTAAAGCAGCTGGACATTAGGGCTAAATATAAATGTAACGTTCTGGCGATTAAAACGGACAATCATATGAACATTTCTCCATATGCAGAAGATATCATCAAGGATAATGACATTCTGGTTATAGTAGGCAAAAACGAAGATTTGAAAAATTTCGAAATCGTATACGCGGAAGGCTGA
- a CDS encoding small acid-soluble spore protein SspI, with translation MKTTFPGYIKYENDFGGIRLNNLDLRQAIVQRVHDKTGEELTDVIESSIGNDERALPGLGVLFEMIWMNSLSADQNRMVETLYNHLHRTDDVSTTPN, from the coding sequence ATGAAAACAACTTTCCCGGGATATATTAAATACGAGAATGACTTTGGAGGGATCCGGTTGAACAATCTTGATTTGCGGCAGGCTATCGTTCAGCGAGTGCATGACAAAACCGGCGAAGAATTGACTGACGTTATCGAAAGCTCCATTGGCAACGACGAGAGGGCGCTTCCGGGGCTTGGCGTTTTATTCGAAATGATCTGGATGAACAGCCTTTCCGCCGATCAGAATCGGATGGTTGAGACATTATACAACCACCTGCATCGCACGGATGACGTATCAACAACCCCTAACTAA
- a CDS encoding Gfo/Idh/MocA family protein — MKRVKVGIVGCGNISGIYFTNLQKYPEIDLVAAADLDLVRAQQRAEEFGLAKAYTVDQLLADVEIDVVVNLTIPKAHASICLQALEAGKHVYVEKPLAVTREEGLQILKLAADKGLRVASAPETFLGGGIQTCRKLIDDGAIGTPIAVSGFVIGGGHESWHPDPEFYYEIGGGPMFDMGPYYLTAFVTLLGPISRVTGSAVISYPERTITSEKKRGKTIKVETPTHIAGVIDFESGAVGTLITSFDAKAGTSLPNIEIQGSGGTLLVPDPNNFGGVVKLRRAGGDWEEVPLTHGYTDNNRGIGVADMARAINDGGPHRASGAMAYHVLEAMHGFHDASREGKHYRMQSTCERPDPMPALEPQSK; from the coding sequence ATGAAACGAGTTAAAGTCGGTATTGTCGGCTGCGGCAACATCAGCGGCATATACTTTACCAATTTGCAGAAATATCCGGAGATTGACCTTGTAGCGGCTGCCGATCTTGACCTGGTGCGCGCACAGCAAAGGGCTGAGGAGTTCGGTTTAGCCAAAGCATATACGGTCGATCAGCTTCTTGCTGATGTGGAAATTGATGTCGTCGTTAACCTGACGATCCCGAAGGCACACGCTTCGATTTGTTTGCAGGCGCTTGAAGCGGGCAAGCATGTCTATGTCGAGAAACCGCTTGCCGTCACCCGCGAAGAGGGACTGCAGATACTTAAACTTGCCGCGGATAAGGGACTGCGTGTCGCCAGCGCCCCCGAAACCTTCCTGGGCGGAGGCATCCAGACGTGCCGCAAGCTGATAGATGACGGCGCAATCGGTACGCCGATAGCAGTGTCGGGGTTTGTAATTGGGGGCGGACACGAAAGCTGGCATCCCGACCCTGAGTTTTATTATGAAATCGGCGGCGGACCAATGTTCGATATGGGGCCTTATTATTTGACTGCATTCGTTACGCTGCTCGGACCGATTAGCCGTGTTACAGGTTCTGCGGTCATTTCTTACCCGGAGCGGACCATTACAAGCGAGAAAAAGCGCGGCAAAACGATTAAAGTCGAAACGCCTACACATATTGCAGGCGTAATCGATTTTGAAAGCGGCGCGGTGGGAACCCTGATTACAAGCTTCGATGCGAAGGCAGGCACTTCGCTGCCGAATATTGAAATTCAAGGGAGCGGCGGCACTCTTCTTGTACCGGATCCGAACAATTTCGGCGGTGTCGTGAAGCTGCGTCGTGCAGGCGGCGACTGGGAAGAGGTCCCTTTGACACACGGCTATACGGATAACAATCGGGGAATCGGCGTGGCCGATATGGCCCGCGCCATTAACGACGGAGGGCCTCATCGCGCGAGCGGCGCGATGGCGTACCACGTGCTTGAAGCGATGCATGGATTCCACGATGCCTCCCGCGAGGGAAAGCATTATAGGATGCAGAGTACTTGCGAGCGTCCGGATCCGATGCCGGCGCTTGAACCGCAATCGAAATAG
- a CDS encoding ThuA domain-containing protein, whose protein sequence is MRKALIVWGGWDGHEPKEVSAIFADMLRKEEFEVTVSGTLDAYKDAELMAGLDLIVPVWTMGTIEQAQLRPLLDTVQAGCGIAGCHGGMADSFRNEVEYQYMVGGQWVAHPGNDGVVYDVNMTDSEDPLTAGIGDFVVCSEQYYMHVDPAVRVHATTSFGDVKMPVVWTKTWGEGRVYYNTLGHQANIVAMPQTMELMRRGFLWAARGQGTPVGK, encoded by the coding sequence ATGAGAAAAGCACTGATCGTATGGGGCGGCTGGGACGGCCATGAGCCCAAGGAAGTGTCCGCCATTTTTGCCGATATGCTGCGCAAGGAAGAATTTGAAGTAACCGTTTCGGGTACGCTTGACGCATATAAGGACGCTGAGCTTATGGCGGGGCTGGACCTTATAGTTCCGGTATGGACGATGGGCACAATTGAACAAGCGCAGCTCCGACCACTGCTTGATACTGTCCAGGCTGGCTGCGGGATCGCCGGCTGTCACGGCGGAATGGCCGACTCTTTCCGCAATGAGGTGGAGTATCAGTATATGGTCGGCGGTCAATGGGTTGCCCACCCGGGCAATGATGGAGTGGTGTACGATGTGAATATGACCGATTCCGAAGACCCGCTCACTGCAGGGATCGGTGATTTCGTGGTATGCTCTGAACAGTATTATATGCATGTTGATCCGGCTGTAAGGGTGCATGCGACCACCTCGTTCGGAGATGTGAAAATGCCGGTTGTGTGGACCAAAACATGGGGAGAAGGCCGTGTTTACTATAACACGCTGGGGCATCAGGCAAATATTGTGGCTATGCCGCAAACGATGGAGCTTATGCGCCGGGGTTTCCTGTGGGCCGCCCGCGGACAGGGCACACCGGTTGGAAAATAG
- a CDS encoding Gfo/Idh/MocA family protein: MSNVRVGMIGYKFMGKAHSNAYRALPMFFPKVLKPEMKAICGRDPEGVEQARAQFGWESAETDWRKLIARNDIDLIDINAPSDAHKEIALAAAAAGKNIFCEKPLALNLADSIEMLNAAEQAGVKHMVGFNYRFAPAVQLAKKLISEGRIGKIYHFRGWFLQDWIVDPDFPLVWRLQKEIAGSGSHGDLGAHVIDLARFLVGEFQEVIGMSETFVKERPVPTAMTGLSAKGDKDAPRGPVTVDDATLFLARFAEGALGSIEATRFAPGHRCTNAFEINGSKGSIKFDFERVNELEVYFSDDAADVQGFRRVLATDPAHAYSDAWWPAGHTIGYEHTFTHELHEFMLALAEDRQPVPNFFDGVECQAVLEAVDKSIEERRWVSLSELR; the protein is encoded by the coding sequence ATGAGCAATGTACGTGTCGGTATGATTGGCTACAAATTCATGGGAAAGGCACATAGCAACGCTTACCGGGCGCTGCCGATGTTTTTCCCGAAAGTGTTAAAACCGGAGATGAAGGCGATTTGCGGGCGCGACCCGGAAGGGGTGGAGCAAGCGCGAGCGCAGTTCGGTTGGGAGAGCGCGGAGACCGACTGGCGCAAATTGATCGCCCGCAATGATATTGATTTGATTGATATTAATGCCCCAAGCGATGCGCACAAGGAGATTGCTCTAGCCGCCGCCGCTGCAGGCAAAAATATTTTTTGTGAGAAGCCGCTGGCGCTGAATTTGGCCGATTCCATCGAAATGTTGAACGCCGCCGAGCAAGCCGGTGTCAAGCATATGGTGGGCTTCAATTATCGTTTTGCTCCCGCCGTACAGCTTGCAAAGAAGCTGATCTCAGAGGGGCGCATAGGGAAAATCTATCACTTTCGCGGATGGTTCCTTCAGGACTGGATCGTCGATCCGGATTTCCCGCTGGTTTGGCGTCTGCAGAAGGAAATCGCCGGCTCAGGTTCACATGGAGACCTTGGAGCTCATGTCATCGACTTGGCTAGGTTCCTCGTGGGGGAATTCCAGGAAGTTATCGGCATGAGCGAAACATTCGTGAAAGAGCGGCCGGTTCCGACGGCCATGACCGGACTTAGCGCCAAAGGCGATAAAGATGCCCCGCGCGGACCGGTAACTGTCGACGATGCAACACTGTTTCTGGCCAGATTTGCCGAAGGCGCGCTGGGCAGCATTGAAGCGACTCGATTTGCGCCCGGTCACCGATGCACGAATGCTTTTGAAATTAACGGCAGTAAAGGGAGCATCAAGTTCGATTTCGAGCGGGTCAACGAGCTGGAGGTTTACTTCAGCGACGACGCAGCGGATGTGCAAGGGTTCCGGCGAGTGCTTGCGACAGACCCGGCGCATGCATACAGCGATGCTTGGTGGCCGGCAGGCCATACCATAGGTTACGAGCACACGTTTACCCATGAGCTGCATGAATTTATGCTGGCGCTTGCAGAAGACCGGCAGCCGGTGCCGAATTTCTTTGACGGCGTCGAATGTCAGGCTGTACTGGAAGCCGTGGATAAATCAATTGAAGAACGACGCTGGGTCTCACTTTCCGAGCTTCGGTAA